One Tamandua tetradactyla isolate mTamTet1 chromosome 20, mTamTet1.pri, whole genome shotgun sequence DNA segment encodes these proteins:
- the LOC143664410 gene encoding olfactory receptor 2T29-like, which translates to MDNTTWLSNHTGSSAFILMGLFSQSKHPALLCAIITVIFLMALSGNAILIFLIYCDAHLHTPMYFFIIQLSLMDVMSISVTVPKMVMDQVMGVNNISVPECGIQMFLYLTLVGSECFLLASMAYDRYVAICHLLHYTVLMNHRVCLLLASGCWFLGSVDGFMLTPITMSFPFCRSREIRHFFCEVPAMLKLSCSDTSLVDTLLYLCCVFMLLIPVTVISSSYTFIIFTIHRMNSAKGRKKAFATCSSHMTVVALFYGAAIYTYILPSSFHTPEKDMVVSFFYTVLTPVLNPSVYSLRNKDVMGALKKMLNVGPVSQETVK; encoded by the coding sequence ATGGACAATACAACATGGTTGTCCAACCACACTGGAAGTTCTGCTTTCATCCTGATGGGACTCTTCAGTCAATCCAAACACCCAGCTCTCCTTTGTGCGATCATTACTGTGATTTTCTTGATGGCCTTGTCTGGAAATGCCATCCTGATCTTTCTGATATACTGTGATGCCCAcctccacacacccatgtactttttcatCATCCAGTTGTCTCTCATGGATGTGATGTCCATTTCTGTCACTGTGCCCAAGATGGTCATGGACCAAGTCATGGGTGTCAATAATATCTCAGTCCCAGAGTGTGGGATACAGATGTTCCTCTACTTGACCTTAGTAGGCTCagaatgtttccttctagcttccatggccTATGACCGGTACGTGGCCATCTGCCATCTGCTGCACTACACTGTCCTCATGAACCACAGGGTCTGTCTCCTCTTGGCATCTGGCTGCTGGTTCTTGGGCTCAGTGGACGGCTTCATGCTCACTCCCATCACCATGTCCTTCCCCTTCTGTAGATCCCGAGAGATTCGTCACTTCTTCTGCGAGGTCCCTGCGATGTTGAAGCTCTCCTGCTCTGACACCTCACTTGTGGACACACTCTTGTACCTGTGCTGTGTCTTCATGCTCCTCATCCCTGTGACAGTCATTTCAAGCTCCTACACCTTCATCATCTTCACTATCCACAGGATGAACTCAGCGAAGGGTCGGAAGAAGGCGTTtgccacctgctcctcccacatGACTGTCGTCGCCCTGTTCTATGGGGCTGCCATCTACACCTACATACTCCCCAGCTCCTTCCACACTCCTGAGAAGGACATGGTGGTGTCTTTCTTTTACACTGTACTCACTCCTGTGCTAAACCCTTCAGTCTACAGTCTCAGGAATAAGGATGTTATGGGAGCTCTGAAGAAAATGTTGAATGTAGGACCTGTCTCTCAGGAAACagtaaaatag
- the LOC143664794 gene encoding olfactory receptor 2T29 — protein MDNTTWLSNHTGSSAFILMGLFSQSKHPNLLCVVIFVIFLMALSGNAILILLIHLDAHLHSPMYFFISQLSLMDVMYISVTVPKMLMDQVMGVSKISVPECGIQMFLYLTLVGSEFFLLASMAYDRYVAICHPLRYPVLMNHRVCLLLASGCWFLGSVDGFMLTPITMTFPFCKSWEIHHFFCEVPAIMKLSCSDTSLIESLMYLCCVLMLLIPVTVISSSYTFIILTIHRMNSAEGRKKAFATCSSHMTVVTLFYGAAIYTYMFPSSYHTPEKDMLVSFFYTILTPVLNPLVYSLRNKDVMGAMKKTLNVGLVLKKQ, from the coding sequence ATGGACAATACAACATGGCTGTCCAACCACACTGGAAGTTCTGCTTTCATCCTAATGGGACTCTTCAGTCAATCCAAACACCCAAATCTCCTTTGTGTGGTCATTTTTGTGATTTTCCTGATGGCCTTGTCTGGCAATGCCATCCTGATTCTTCTGATACACTTGGATGCCCACCTCCACTCTCCCATGTACTTTTTCATCAGCCAGTTGTCTCTCATGGATGTGATGTACATTTCTGTCACTGTGCCCAAGATGCTTATGGACCAAGTCATGGGTGTCAGTAAGATCTCAGTCCCAGAGTGTGGGATACAGATGTTCCTCTACTTGACCTTAGTAGGCtcagaatttttccttctagcttccatggccTATGACCGGTACGTGGCCATCTGCCATCCTCTCCGCTACCCTGTCCTCATGAACCACAGGGTCTGTCTTCTCTTGGCATCTGGCTGCTGGTTCTTGGGCTCAGTGGATGGCTTCATGCTCACACCCATCACCATGACCTTCCCCTTCTGCAAATCCTGGGAGATTCATCACTTCTTCTGTGAGGTCCCTGCCATAATGAAGCTCTCCTGCTCTGACACCTCACTCATTGAGTCTCTCATGTACCTGTGCTGTGTTCTCATGCTCCTCATCCCTGTGACAGTCATTTCAAGCTCCTACACCTTCATCATCCTCACCATCCACAGGATGAACTCAGCAGAGGGTCGAAAGAAGGCGTTTGCCACCTGCTCCTCCCATATGACTGTGGTCACCCTGTTCTATGGAGCTGCCATCTACACTTACATGTTTCCCAGCTCCTATCACACCCCAGAGAAGGACATGCTAGTGTCTTTCTTTTACACCATACTCACTCCTGTGCTAAACCCTTTAGTTTACAGTCTTAGGAATAAAGATGTTATGGGGGCTATGAAGAAAACGCTGAATGTGGGGCTTGTTCTCAAGAAACAGTAA